The segment CTCCCAACAACTTCAAACAACGATACATAACAGCGGTAGCCGTCAGCCCGTCAACGTCATAATCACCATAAATAACAATCTTTTCTCCCTTCTGTACTGCCTCATAAACCCGGATTGATGCTTTTTCCATGCCATAAAGGAGGGAAGGGTCTCCCAATGATGAGATTTGTGGCTGGAGAAAATCCCTTGCTGATGAAACATCAGTTATTCCACGGTTAACAAGAACCTGAGCCAGGAGTTGTGATATTTTAAGTCTGTTTGCAATCTCTACCCCTATTGTTTTATTAAGAGGGTAAAATATCCATCTTTTACTCATAATCAACTTACAAAAGAAAAGAAGGGAATCAGGATAAAACCCAACTGATTTAACTATAACAAGTTAATACAAAATTACTTATTCCTGGGATTTAGGACTTCTTTCCGGACCATTTAATGTTTATCATTTTACTTTGATTCTCAAGGCTTTCAAGAAAATTTAATTATTTTTACTTTGAAGGATTATATAGTCTCCATTTTAACCCTTGACGGCTGTACTAAAAATCTTTTATTGAAAAACCTTTCGTGTTGTGATACCCTTACATTTTTCATATTCACATCCTGAAATGAATACGGAACGTTCCTGCATACTATTTTTATGTATATCAGAAATTCAGAAAATAGGTAACAAGCTCATTCACTCGTATTGTCATAACAGCACTCTCGCGCCGATTACCTTCTTGCCAAATCATGAAAAAATCAATTGTAGCCCGTGGTATACGGGTACATAATTTAAAAAATATCACGGTTGAAATCCCTCACAAGAAATTTGTAGTAATTACAGGAGTGAGTGGTTCGGGTAAGTCAAGCCTGGCATTTGATACCCTCTTTGCGGAAGGGCAAAGGCGATATATTGAATCTTTTTCTGCCTATGCACGCCAGTTTCTTGATAAAATGGATAAACCGGATGTGGACCACATTGAGGGAATCCCTCCCGCAATAGCCATCCAGCAAAAAAATCCGGTAAAAAACCGGCGTTCTACCGTCGGGACAGCCACAGAAATTAATGATTATCTGAGATTGCTATTTGCACGAATTGGCAAGACCTGTTGCAGTAATTGTAAACGCCATGTACAAATAGATACTGTGCCCTTTATAGTTGAAACCATCCTCTCATTGCCCGAAGGAACCAGATTCCTTGTAACATTTCCTCTTACCATAAGCCAGAATGTTCCGTGTCAGACGCAGGTCAACCTTCTTAAAGAGCGTGGATTGATAAGGCTACTGGTTGATAATACTATCATCGATATTACTGCGGAGACAAGAGACTACGATATCCGTTCAGCAAAGATGGTTTATGGGATTATTGACCGTTTAGTTGTTAGAGATGTTATTAAAGAGCGGCTTGTAGATGCCATTGAAACTGCATATCGCATGGGCGCCGGCCATTTAAGTATTATCTACAACATCCCAACCGCTTCTGCACCCTGCAGATTGCAGGGATCTTCCATCGAGATCCAAGGTTCCAAATGGATCGAATTAAAATACAGCAAACAGTTTTTTTGCAGCTATTGTAATATTGAATATCCGGAACCTGTCCCGGCTTTATTCTCATTTAATAATCCGGTCGGAGCTTGTCCTGTGTGCCAGGGTTTTGGAAATACCATTGCAATTAATCTGGATACTGTTATTCCGGATAAAGAAAAAACCCTGAATCAGGGGGCTATTGCACCGTGGAATACACCTGCCTACAGCATAATGTTTGAATCAATGAAAAAGGCAGCTTCCGCATATAACATCCCTTTAAATCTCCCTTTCCAAAAACTGTCAAATGAGCAAGTGAAATTAATTTTAGAGGGGACAAAGGATTTCTGCGGTATCTATGAATTCTTCCGGAAGCTGGAGCAACAAAAATATAAGATGCATATTCGTGTATTCCTAAGTAAATACAGAGGATATACCTTGTGCCAGCATTGTAAGGGAACCCGTCTTAAGAAACAGGCACTAAATGTCCTGATTAAAAACAAAAACATTCAGGATATTTGCACCATGACTGTCGATAAAGCCCATCAGTTTTTTGGAGAACTTCAGCTTACTGATTACGAAAGCGGTGTTGCCCATTTGCTCTTGCAGGAGATTAAAAAAAGGCTTGCTTATATGATTAAAGTAGGGCTGGAATACCTTACGCTCGATCGTATGACGCGTACACTTTCGGGTGGAGAAGCACAGAGAGTCAACCTAACGGCCTCACTTGGCTCTTCATTGGTAAATACCCTCTATATCCTGGATGAACCAAGTGTTGGGCTCCATCCAAAGGATACTGACAGGTTAATACACATCCTGAAGCAGTTACAGAATATCGGGAATACCATTGTTGTTGTGGAACATGAAAAGGAGGTCATCAGGAAAGCAGACAAAATTATTGATATCGGACCAGGCGCAGGGGAAAACGGAGGTACCATTGTTTATCAGGGATCATTTGACAAATTACCTGCCAATAATTCTTCGCTTACCGGACAATATTTAAAAGGGAATAAAGATATTAAAATACCCAAAATCCGGAGAAAGTTTTCTAAAAGGGCAGCAATTGTACTGCGCGGTGCTTCGCAAAATAATCTTAAAGGAATAGATGTTGTTTTTCCTCTTCATATGCTTGTATGCATAACGGGTGTTTCAGGATCCGGGAAAAGCACCCTTGTGCAGGATACCCTCTATGGAGCAATAAAAAAGAAGAAAATGCAAAGATGCACAGGATTTGATGGAAAATATGAAAGCATAGAAGGTACACAATTGATTAGCGATGTTATTCTTGTAGATCAGACTCCTATAGGGCGAACACCCCGGTCAAATCCCGTTACCTACCTAAAGATATTTGATGAAATCAGAAAGCTTTTTGCATCAACCAGAGACGCCAGGCTACGGAAACTCGACATCGGTTCCTTCTCTTTCAACGTAGCAGGCGGAAGATGCGAGCATTGTGAAGGAGCAGGCTACATTACCGTTGATATGCAATTTCTCGCAGATATTGATATTACTTGCGATAAATGCGGTGGGAAGCGATTCAGCAAAAGAGTACTTGATGTAAAATATAAGAATAAAAATATTCATGAAGTATTGGAAATGACTGTAGACGAGGCTATCATCTTCTTTTACGACTCCCCGCGAATTACCAAAGGATTGCGGTTTCTTGAAGACACAGGATTAAGCTACCTGAAGTTAGGCCAGCCTGCCACAACCTTGTCTGGCGGTGAGGCACAACGGTTGAAGATTTCCGCCCATATGGCGCAGGAAGAGGCGGACTCAATGCTCTTTATCTTTGATGAGCCTACTACAGGATTACATATGGATGATATTCAAAAATTGCTCGCTTCCTTTCAGAAATTGATTGGAGCAGGCCACTCTTTAATTGTTGTAGAACATAATCTTGATATAATTAAGTCAGCAGATTATATTATAGATATGGGACCCGAAGGAGGAAATGCAGGCGGATATATCGTTGCATGCGGCACACCGGAACAGATAGCTCAAGCAGAAACAAGCTATACAGGCAATTACCTGAAACCATACTTCCCGTAATTCTCCTTTGTTAAAGATTAAAATTATATAAAACAATTCCACGCATCACCCGAAATTACAAGAAAAGGTATTTTAAGGTGAAATTAAACAAAAAAAATATAGTTTTCCTGTTCAGTATTCTTGTCAGCATTGTTTGTTTATGGTTATTTGTCCGGAACATCGAATGGTCATTGTTGGGAAATGCCTTAAAAAACGCAAATTACTGGCCAATTATACCAACAATTATTCTCAATATACTCTTTTATGTTATCAGGGCATTCCGATGGCAAGGATTATTATCCCATATTAAAACCATCTCAATAACGAACCTGATATCCATTACTTGTATAGGATTTCTGGCAAATAATATCCTTCCTGCCCGTGTAGGCGAGGTTTTAAGACCATTCTTATTATGCAAAAAAGAGAATATAAGATTTTCAACCTCATTTGCAACGGTAGTCGTGGAAAGGATATTTGATATGCTGGGACTTATTCTATTTACCGCCGTCATCATAGCCTTACTGCCTTCACCTTCCACGAATCCGCATGATATTCACATGCAATTTTCTCCAAATGAATTGAACACGATGAAAGAGCCTGTCATATATTCTTTGAAGAAATGGACCGGACTATCGGCTGCAATAGGTTTTTTTACTATGGTTTCTCTCTTTTTAGTTATTCTTAAGCCAAATTTCTTTAAAAAGATCTTGTCTAAATTATGTTTTTTCTTAACAGAAAAACCGAAAGCCCGCATTTTTGGATTTTATGATTCTTTTATTTATGGTTTAAAAATTCTGGAAAACTGGTCTCAAACTCTATGGATATTTCTGCTTTCTCTTATCATTTGTATTATGGGTGGAGGAGAGACATACCTTCTCAGCTTCTCTTTCAATATCCAGCTCTCGTTTGTAGCTGCCTGCCTTATTAGCATATGTCTGGCATTGGCAATTGCCCTGCCGCAGGCACCGGGATATATAGGAGTCTTCCATATAGCGGTTTTAAAATCGCTGGAGATTTTTGGAATAGAATCTGCTGCTGCCCAAAGTTATGCTATTATCTTGTGGGCTGTTAATATATTACCTCCTGTAATTATGGGTTTTCTTTTTCTGTGGAGGGAAGGTATTCCGTTCCGTGAAGTTGTCAGACTGGAAGAAGAGATCGCTGAAGGGAAATTGGAAGAGTTAGAGGGCATTCGCAAAGCCGCACCCGATGTATAGGATAAAATCATCCGGGAACATGCCATATTAAACAGCATGACGTGCTTTGGGAAAAATCTTTATGATGGCCATGCCTATAAGAAACCCACCAATATGCGCCCACCATGCTATCCCCCCGCCTTCAACGGAGGTTATCGCTGCCGTACCACTAAAAAACTGGATAAGAAACCAAAAACCCAGCACAACAATCGCAGGGAGTTCAACAATTTGCCAGACAATAAACAGGGGTATAACGACCAGCACCTTTGCCCTTGGAAAACTGACCATATAAGCCCCCAATACCCCGGCGACTGCCCCACTAGCACCAATGCAAGGAATACCTGACCGGCTGTTAAAATATACATGTATGGCAGCCGCTCCTATCCCGCAAACAAGATAAAAGATAATGAATTTGAGACGGCCAAGCATGTCTTCGATATTATCCCCAAAAATCCACAAATACCACATGTTCCCTATTAAATGAATAAAACCTCCGTGAAGGAACATATAGCTAAAGAAGGGAAAATAGGCATCCAGAACAGTGACATCTGAAAAATCAGCATAATGAATTACCCTGACGGGAATAACACCAAATTGAAAAAGAAAGGCATCCAGCTGCCGGCCTAATGAAAGCTGGAAGAGGAAAACAATAACATTCAGACAAATAATACCAATAGTAATGTATGGAAATATACCTGAAGGATTCCGGTCACGTATTGGTATCATGATTTAATAATGGAAAGGCAGGGAAAAAGCAACAACAGTAAAATATATAACAGCGCAATAAATAAGGTTGGGAATGACAGTGGCTTTTTTCAGTCTTGTCTTTCCAGATGTGACATAATAATTAAAACACCTTAACATTAGCAGAAGCGGAGATTTACTGAATTTGCCTTGTCGTAAAAAATTCCTCCCGGTCGCTTTGAGCAAGCACATCATAATAAGGAAAGTTTTTTCCGGGACAATCCGTACCCTTAATGTGCTTGTGGGTAATAATACCCCTTGAAGTAATCCGGCAACGCTTTTGAAAGTATTCAATGAGTGCAAAAAGCGAAGACATTTGTGCCGGCGTTGGGTATGATTCATTGAAATTTCCGATCAGGCATATGCCAATCCCATACTGATTATATTCCTTAACGCCAGCGTGTGCACCATCTATCTGGTTTATCCACCGGCTTCCTATCTCAATTTGCCCATCAGCAGAACCGTTGCCATTCCCGATAACAAAATGATATCCCAGTCCATTCTCCCATCTCTTTCTTTCCCTATGAAATTTATCAAACTCTGCAGCGCTACCGGATGCAGTAGCACTATGATGAATTACAATATACTTCCAGTCCCGGATAGCATACCGGTCTAATTGATTCCTGATGAATGACTCTCTGTCAGATATAGGTGGTCTCACAGGTGTTACGGGTTTAAAGGATGGGGTAGTACAACCATACAAACAAATTGTGGTAAGAAAGGATAAGCAAATAATACTCTTTGTCCTGGAGTACATAAGCAATCTCCTAAAAGATTTTTCAGCATGCGGGCACAATAAATGTTCGGCGAGTATATCATATGTGTTTTTTTTGTCAAATAACAAATTTATTTTGCTGAAAATTTCAATCGGCTTTTTTGTCTCTTCTCAAAAAACACTTCTTTTTTAAATTGACATAGAGTAGCTATGCGTAATTATTTAAAACAGTATGCTTATGGATGCCTTATACTATGCCAAATTGTTTCCGTGGTTTATAAAACTTGTAATTTTTTAAGAGCATATCCATCAGACTCTTTGATATTTCCTGCTTTGTTTCACACTCAAACTCAATTTTTTTTCCCGAATTTATTAAATACGCCTTATGTGTATTTCCGAAAATCCCTGTCTGATCATTGGCAACAATGAAGTCTGCGCCGCTTTCAATTAATGACGTATATGCTTTCTCTGTAAGTTCCTCCTTTTGTAAGCCTGCCTCCAGCTTAAAGCCCACCAAAAAGGCATGCTGCCATAATGCCCTTATTGTTCTTATAATCTTCGGTGTCTTTGTAAACGTTATGGTTAAAGTATCATTGTGAGAAGATATTTTACCCTGGGTTTGTTTTACAGGAACATAATCCAATACTGCCATAGCATGTATAATGGTATCAAATGGTATCTCCTTTAATCTTTCCAGAAGGGTTTTTAATAAGTCATCTATCGTTTCTATTTCAATCAGGGTAAGCCGTCTGACACAATCGGTATCTAACAGACTCTTATCAGGAATAGCACTTCCCACTCCATAAACAAATGTAACAAAAGCGTTGTTTATGAGGGCTTCCGTTGCGATGGCAGCACCCAATCTACCCGTTGATCTATTACTGACATACCTGACAGAATCGATATAACCCCTCATTGAACCAGAGGTTACCAAAATATTCATCCTTTCTGAACTTCCCATATTTCCCATTCCACTTTGCTTTCTGTACTCCCGCTATATACCTTTTTATACTAATACCTAATACTGCCCTGCCAATTATCTGAATCGGCATTTTCCCCGATATTTCTTACGATTCTATTATACCCTGCCATCCCCCAAAGGTTTTCTGTTATTCTGCAGGATTGACTACAAATTCTGCAAGTTCAGGACAAACCTTAAGTATCCCTTCCCGTGTGGATATTTTCTTCTTTCCGGAAGAAGTCCCTGACTTCGATGTTTGAAACAGGAAAGGGTCTGCAATTTTTTCCAACAAAGGTTCTATTTTGGTTCTCATACGGCAAGCATTACTCGGATGCAGACCGAAAATATCTCCCAGAACCTCATCAGTAGGGTGAAAACGGCGAAATACAAGAATAAATAAAACCTTATCTTCCATTGTATCAAGTTTATATCTTCTCCCCTGGCCAAGTGCATGCTTCCGGTTTCGCCTGGTCAGGCGTTCCTCTTCGGCTTTGTCCCAAAGAAGCTTAAGTTTTTCAGAAAACGCAGTAAATTGCTCAAGAGTCATGCCGGTAAACTGTAATAAGAGGTGCGGTTTTTGATAAATTTTCATAAAACGTAGCATACTTTAAATCTCCTATAAGAATTCTATAATAAGTATGCAATATTTTTCCTATTTGTGCAATAAATATAGCGGAAAAAAGCGCCGCCTTCCTTTAGATAAACGCAATTTTGGATATTGGTGATCCATTTTTAAATAAAATACCCTGAAGCGAAACTTCTTAGTTTTATCTCTTCTATTTTTTGAACATCAATCGCTATCAATGAAAGCTTTTTCTTGACCATAGCTCCATTTGAGAGTAATATTCCATAAAATTACCTGTTTTTCAAATACCCGCAGCTTTGTACTATACCCATATAACTATGAAAAAGCCGAATTCCTTATTTTTAACCGATGATTCACTTGGGATTGTTACAGATCTCTATCAGCTCACCATGGCTGCCGGCTATTTTGAGCAGGACATGCATGATATTGCAACTTTTGAACTCTTTGTCCGTAATTTACCAGAAAACCGCTCCTATTTAATTACGGCAGGACTGGAACAGGTGCTTCACTATCTTACCCATATCTCCTTTTCATCGGAAGATATTCATTTCTTAAGAAAATTACCTATATTCAGCCATATTAGTAACAAATTCTTTGAATATTTAAAGAATTTTACATTTACCGGCACTGTCTATGCCATGCCGGAGGGAACTATCGCTTTTCCGGAGGAACCATTGATCCGCGTTACAGCACCCATCATTGAAACACAAATTATTGAAACATATCTCCTGTCAATAGTTAATTTTGAGACGTCAATAGCGACCAAGGCTTCAAGGATCGTGTATGCAGCCAGGGGACTTGACGTAATTGATTTTGGCACCCGCCGTGCTCATGGCCCACAGGCTGGCGTTCTTGCAGCAAGATCCAGTTTTATTGGTGGCTGCAAAAGCACCTCAAATGTTTTTGCATCCCGTAAATTAGGCATACCTGCCGTTGGAACCATGGCCCATTCTTGGGTTATGGCTTTTGAAAATGAATTGGATTCTTTCTTTAAATTCCATGAGGCATTCCCTGACAACACAATACTGCTCATCGATACTTACGATACCCTGAAAGGAGCAAAGCATGTTGTGAACATCGGCCGGGAATTAAAGGGAGTTCGAATAGATAGTGGTGATCTGGTAAAGCTCAGCAAAGAAGTACGGAGAATTTTAGATGCTGAAGGATTACAACATGTTAAAATCTTTGCCAGTGGCGACTTGAACGAGTACCGAATAGATGACATCCTTCGGAAAGGCGCACCTGTTGATTCCTTCGGGGTTGGAACAGAAATGGTAACGTCAAAAGACGCACCTGCACTGGGCGGGGTTTATAAATTAGTAGAACAAATACATAGCTCAAAATGCTTACCAAGAATGAAATTCAGTAAGGAAAAAAGCACATACCCTTATAAAAAGCAGGTACATCGTATTCTTGATACGGATAATAAATTTGTAAAAGATATCATCAGTCTTGAAAATGAAGAGACGGAAGGAATACCTCTCCTTATACCCGTTATGAAAAATGGTAATTTATGCTATGATCTGCCGTCAATCTCAGAAGTCCAGCGCACTGCACTGGAAAACCTTGCCCATTTACCAGAACCTTTCAAGCGTTTTACCGGTGCGGAAACCTACCCCATATTGAAAAGCCAGGGGCTTGAGACAAAGAAAAAGGATGCCGAAAAAATACTAAGAAATCTTAATATTTATACATAGATAACTCATAAATCAAAATAACAATGAAAATTTGTTTGATAAATAGGAATCTGCATAGTAAGTTATCCGTATGAAAATTGCGTTGGCCCAGATTAACCAGATAATTGGGGATTTCCGGAAAAATACTGAAAAAATTTGTTCTTACATGCGCCTGGCAAAGGAGCAGGGCGCAAACCTTGTTGTCTTCCCGGAATTGGCTGTTACCGGCTATCCACCGAGAGATCTTCTGGATATCCCGTCATTCATTGATCAGAATTTAAAGGCATTAAACAAGATTGTTCACAGGACATCCGATATTTCAGCCATCATAGGTTTTGTCGACAAAAACAAACGCCCCTACGGTAAACTTATACATAATGCAGCAGCACTTATTCAGGATCAGAAGATTATCTCCGTCCATCATAAAACACTCCTGCCAACCTACGACGTCTTTGACGAACACCGCTATTTTGAACCGGCACATACTGTTTTTCCTTCAAAATGGATGGACCATACCCTGGGTATCTCTATTTGTGAAGACATTTGGAATGATGAGGAATTCTGGCCACGCCCCTTATATGAATCCGACCCTATCGGGAACCTGATCCTTCAAAAGGCCAACATCATTATAAATATCTCTTCATCACCTTTTACCGTAGAAAAACACGAAAAAATAAGACTACCCATGCTCATCCATGATGCTTTGAAATACAAAGTCCCCCTCATTTATGTGAATCAGGTCGGAGGTAACGACGAACTTGTTTTTGATGGAAATAGTACCGTAATAAACGCAGAAGGCAAAATTATTGCACAAGCAGCAGCTTTTGAAGAGGATTTAATAATCGTTGACATCGAAAATCCAGCAATACAAAGGCAACCGAAAATCTACACCCCTGTTGAGGCTGTTTACAAAGCCTTAATCATGGGCCTTCGGGATTATGTGGAAAAATGCGGGTTTCAGAAAGTAGTTATCGGTCTCAGCGGAGGTATCGATTCCGCTGTTACAGCAGCGCTGGCTGTAGAAGCATTAGGAAACGATAAGATTTTAGGAGTACTTATGCCATCTCAATTCTCTTCACAAAAGAGTATCGACGATGCCATATCATTGGGAAAAAACCTTTCTATTTCTCATAAAATAATATCAATTAAAAAAATATTCAAAACATATCTGAACACCTTAAAGGAGGAATTTAAAGGAACACCATTTGATGTTACGGAAGAAAATTTACAGGCACGCATTCGCAGTAATATTATCATGGCTTTTTCCAACAAATTTGGATATCTTGTTTTGACCACCGGGAATAAATCAGAATTAGCCGTAGGCTATTGCACCCTCTACGGGGATATGAGCGGCGGGCTTGCCTTAATTTCTGATGTTCCGAAAACTATGGTTTATGATTTAGCCGGATATATTAATCGGGAGAAAGAAATTATTCCGCTGGGTATTATTGCAAGAGCTCCTTCGGCGGAATTAAAACCAAATCAATTTGACCAGGATACCCTTCCGCCTTATGACATTCTGGATGGTATCCTGAAGGCATATATCGAAGACTCCAGGAACATTACAGAAATTGTGCATATGGGATATGATGAAGAAATTGTGCGTAGTATTGTGCACAAAGTAAAAAAAAATGAATACAAAAGAAGACAGGCAGCACCTGGTATTAAGGTAACATCAAAGGCATTTGGGTCAGGCAGGCGAATGCCTATTGCTCATAATTTTAGCTGTTAATAAAAATGAGCAAAATATTCGACAAAAGGTAAAAAATATTGTAATCTGAATAAGATAAACAAATGGATTGTGAAAATCTTATACAGGAAACGTTTCTATGTGTTTTTCTAGGGTTATTTTACGATAATTACGATTATCAAGGAGGGTGGCATGGGCCAAAAGACAGTTACAGTCGACGGTTGTACCGCGTGTGCGCATGTGGTACATGCTGTTAA is part of the Candidatus Jettenia sp. AMX2 genome and harbors:
- the uvrA gene encoding excinuclease ABC subunit UvrA — translated: MKKSIVARGIRVHNLKNITVEIPHKKFVVITGVSGSGKSSLAFDTLFAEGQRRYIESFSAYARQFLDKMDKPDVDHIEGIPPAIAIQQKNPVKNRRSTVGTATEINDYLRLLFARIGKTCCSNCKRHVQIDTVPFIVETILSLPEGTRFLVTFPLTISQNVPCQTQVNLLKERGLIRLLVDNTIIDITAETRDYDIRSAKMVYGIIDRLVVRDVIKERLVDAIETAYRMGAGHLSIIYNIPTASAPCRLQGSSIEIQGSKWIELKYSKQFFCSYCNIEYPEPVPALFSFNNPVGACPVCQGFGNTIAINLDTVIPDKEKTLNQGAIAPWNTPAYSIMFESMKKAASAYNIPLNLPFQKLSNEQVKLILEGTKDFCGIYEFFRKLEQQKYKMHIRVFLSKYRGYTLCQHCKGTRLKKQALNVLIKNKNIQDICTMTVDKAHQFFGELQLTDYESGVAHLLLQEIKKRLAYMIKVGLEYLTLDRMTRTLSGGEAQRVNLTASLGSSLVNTLYILDEPSVGLHPKDTDRLIHILKQLQNIGNTIVVVEHEKEVIRKADKIIDIGPGAGENGGTIVYQGSFDKLPANNSSLTGQYLKGNKDIKIPKIRRKFSKRAAIVLRGASQNNLKGIDVVFPLHMLVCITGVSGSGKSTLVQDTLYGAIKKKKMQRCTGFDGKYESIEGTQLISDVILVDQTPIGRTPRSNPVTYLKIFDEIRKLFASTRDARLRKLDIGSFSFNVAGGRCEHCEGAGYITVDMQFLADIDITCDKCGGKRFSKRVLDVKYKNKNIHEVLEMTVDEAIIFFYDSPRITKGLRFLEDTGLSYLKLGQPATTLSGGEAQRLKISAHMAQEEADSMLFIFDEPTTGLHMDDIQKLLASFQKLIGAGHSLIVVEHNLDIIKSADYIIDMGPEGGNAGGYIVACGTPEQIAQAETSYTGNYLKPYFP
- a CDS encoding lysylphosphatidylglycerol synthase transmembrane domain-containing protein codes for the protein MKLNKKNIVFLFSILVSIVCLWLFVRNIEWSLLGNALKNANYWPIIPTIILNILFYVIRAFRWQGLLSHIKTISITNLISITCIGFLANNILPARVGEVLRPFLLCKKENIRFSTSFATVVVERIFDMLGLILFTAVIIALLPSPSTNPHDIHMQFSPNELNTMKEPVIYSLKKWTGLSAAIGFFTMVSLFLVILKPNFFKKILSKLCFFLTEKPKARIFGFYDSFIYGLKILENWSQTLWIFLLSLIICIMGGGETYLLSFSFNIQLSFVAACLISICLALAIALPQAPGYIGVFHIAVLKSLEIFGIESAAAQSYAIILWAVNILPPVIMGFLFLWREGIPFREVVRLEEEIAEGKLEELEGIRKAAPDV
- a CDS encoding rhomboid family intramembrane serine protease, whose amino-acid sequence is MIPIRDRNPSGIFPYITIGIICLNVIVFLFQLSLGRQLDAFLFQFGVIPVRVIHYADFSDVTVLDAYFPFFSYMFLHGGFIHLIGNMWYLWIFGDNIEDMLGRLKFIIFYLVCGIGAAAIHVYFNSRSGIPCIGASGAVAGVLGAYMVSFPRAKVLVVIPLFIVWQIVELPAIVVLGFWFLIQFFSGTAAITSVEGGGIAWWAHIGGFLIGMAIIKIFPKARHAV
- a CDS encoding peptidoglycan recognition family protein, with the translated sequence MYSRTKSIICLSFLTTICLYGCTTPSFKPVTPVRPPISDRESFIRNQLDRYAIRDWKYIVIHHSATASGSAAEFDKFHRERKRWENGLGYHFVIGNGNGSADGQIEIGSRWINQIDGAHAGVKEYNQYGIGICLIGNFNESYPTPAQMSSLFALIEYFQKRCRITSRGIITHKHIKGTDCPGKNFPYYDVLAQSDREEFFTTRQIQ
- a CDS encoding phosphopantothenoylcysteine decarboxylase, yielding MNILVTSGSMRGYIDSVRYVSNRSTGRLGAAIATEALINNAFVTFVYGVGSAIPDKSLLDTDCVRRLTLIEIETIDDLLKTLLERLKEIPFDTIIHAMAVLDYVPVKQTQGKISSHNDTLTITFTKTPKIIRTIRALWQHAFLVGFKLEAGLQKEELTEKAYTSLIESGADFIVANDQTGIFGNTHKAYLINSGKKIEFECETKQEISKSLMDMLLKNYKFYKPRKQFGIV
- a CDS encoding transposase family protein, with the protein product MLRFMKIYQKPHLLLQFTGMTLEQFTAFSEKLKLLWDKAEEERLTRRNRKHALGQGRRYKLDTMEDKVLFILVFRRFHPTDEVLGDIFGLHPSNACRMRTKIEPLLEKIADPFLFQTSKSGTSSGKKKISTREGILKVCPELAEFVVNPAE
- a CDS encoding nicotinate phosphoribosyltransferase; translated protein: MKKPNSLFLTDDSLGIVTDLYQLTMAAGYFEQDMHDIATFELFVRNLPENRSYLITAGLEQVLHYLTHISFSSEDIHFLRKLPIFSHISNKFFEYLKNFTFTGTVYAMPEGTIAFPEEPLIRVTAPIIETQIIETYLLSIVNFETSIATKASRIVYAARGLDVIDFGTRRAHGPQAGVLAARSSFIGGCKSTSNVFASRKLGIPAVGTMAHSWVMAFENELDSFFKFHEAFPDNTILLIDTYDTLKGAKHVVNIGRELKGVRIDSGDLVKLSKEVRRILDAEGLQHVKIFASGDLNEYRIDDILRKGAPVDSFGVGTEMVTSKDAPALGGVYKLVEQIHSSKCLPRMKFSKEKSTYPYKKQVHRILDTDNKFVKDIISLENEETEGIPLLIPVMKNGNLCYDLPSISEVQRTALENLAHLPEPFKRFTGAETYPILKSQGLETKKKDAEKILRNLNIYT
- a CDS encoding NAD+ synthase, which gives rise to MKIALAQINQIIGDFRKNTEKICSYMRLAKEQGANLVVFPELAVTGYPPRDLLDIPSFIDQNLKALNKIVHRTSDISAIIGFVDKNKRPYGKLIHNAAALIQDQKIISVHHKTLLPTYDVFDEHRYFEPAHTVFPSKWMDHTLGISICEDIWNDEEFWPRPLYESDPIGNLILQKANIIINISSSPFTVEKHEKIRLPMLIHDALKYKVPLIYVNQVGGNDELVFDGNSTVINAEGKIIAQAAAFEEDLIIVDIENPAIQRQPKIYTPVEAVYKALIMGLRDYVEKCGFQKVVIGLSGGIDSAVTAALAVEALGNDKILGVLMPSQFSSQKSIDDAISLGKNLSISHKIISIKKIFKTYLNTLKEEFKGTPFDVTEENLQARIRSNIIMAFSNKFGYLVLTTGNKSELAVGYCTLYGDMSGGLALISDVPKTMVYDLAGYINREKEIIPLGIIARAPSAELKPNQFDQDTLPPYDILDGILKAYIEDSRNITEIVHMGYDEEIVRSIVHKVKKNEYKRRQAAPGIKVTSKAFGSGRRMPIAHNFSC